A DNA window from Naumovozyma dairenensis CBS 421 chromosome 10, complete genome contains the following coding sequences:
- the HOM2 gene encoding aspartate-semialdehyde dehydrogenase (similar to Saccharomyces cerevisiae HOM2 (YDR158W); ancestral locus Anc_8.338): MAQKKIAGVLGATGSVGQRFILLLADHPNFELKVLGASPRSAGKKYIDAVNWKQTDLLPTMAEDIIVTECKSEFFKDCDIVFSGLDADYAGAIEKEFVEAGIAVVSNAKNYRREQDVPLLVPIVNPEHLDIVANKLEKAKASGEKRPGFIVCISNCSTAGLVAPLKPLVEKFGPIDALTTTTLQAISGAGFSPGVPGIDILDNIIPYIGGEEDKMEWETKKILGTMAEDKSHVKLLTPEEIKVSAQCNRVAVSDGHTECISLRFKNQPAPSLDQVKQCLRDYVCDAYKLGCHSAPKQTIHVLEQNDRPQPRLDRNRDAGYGVSVGRIREDPVLDFKMVVLSHNTIIGAAGAGVLIAEILLARNLI; the protein is encoded by the coding sequence ATGgctcaaaagaaaatcGCTGGTGTCCTAGGTGCCACAGGTTCCGTAGGTCAACGTTTCATCCTATTATTAGCAGACCATCCAAACTTCGAATTGAAGGTCCTTGGTGCCTCTCCAAGATCAGCAgggaaaaaatatatcgATGCTGTCAACTGGAAACAAACTGATTTATTGCCAACCATGGCTGAAGATATCATCGTCACTGAATGTAAATCtgaattctttaaagatTGTGATATCGTCTTCTCTGGATTAGATGCAGATTACGCTGGTGccattgaaaaagaattcGTTGAAGCTGGTATCGCTGTCGTTTCTAACGCTAAAAACTATAGAAGAGAACAAGACGTTCCATTGTTAGTTCCTATCGTTAATCCAGAGCATTTAGATATTGTTGCCAACAAATTGGAAAAGGCTAAAGCTTCTGGAGAAAAGAGACCAGGGTTCATCGTTTgtatttcaaattgttcCACTGCCGGGTTGGTGGCTCCTTTGAAACCTTTAGTAGAAAAATTCGGTCCTATTGACGCTTTGACTACTACCACTTTACAAGCCATTTCTGGTGCTGGGTTCTCTCCAGGTGTTCCAGGTATTGATATCTtagataatattattccttATATTGGtggtgaagaagataaaatGGAATGGGAAACGAAGAAAATTTTGGGTACCATGGCTGAAGATAAGAGTCATGTTAAATTGTTGACTccagaagaaattaaagtaTCTGCTCAATGTAATAGAGTTGCTGTCTCTGATGGTCATACTGAATGTATCTCCTTGAGATTTAAGAATCAACCAGCTCCCTCACTGGATCAAGTTAAACAATGTTTAAGAGATTATGTTTGTGATGCTTACAAATTAGGTTGTCATTCTGCACCAAAGCAAACCATTCATGTTCTGGAACAAAATGATAGACCACAACCAAGATTGGACAGAAATAGAGACGCTGGTTACGGTGTTTCTGTCGGTAGAATTAGAGAAGATCCAGTCCTTGATTTCAAGATGGTTGTCTTGTCTCATAACACCATCATCGGTGCTGCTGGTGCAGGTGTCTTAATCGCTGAAATCTTATTGGCAAGAAACTTGATCTAA